One Brachyhypopomus gauderio isolate BG-103 chromosome 15, BGAUD_0.2, whole genome shotgun sequence genomic region harbors:
- the dact2 gene encoding LOW QUALITY PROTEIN: dapper homolog 2 (The sequence of the model RefSeq protein was modified relative to this genomic sequence to represent the inferred CDS: deleted 1 base in 1 codon): MLSRKVPAEQLGMDRARVGERLQAALAGLEEMRFLRDTQRHMVLWALRMNDGDPVRSAHLVNRDVDATGEDQRLEATLTALKLKLTRLRRQDLGLKTHLQQLDEQLGELQLSMCRTSAEHLDTDSRPSSGFYELSDGGLGSLSNSCTSVYSECLSSSSQASPLPPPSGRGFPTQADSGRRRSADDSPGRLDIPRGMGVRLGSSGIRTASISSERARPRPVSTGDLDRVILPGLGCYRPTEVKTLALGSILSSSTMDPKYRNSLVSRNGTEMYRYPSPLHAVALQSPIFTLSGHQGTLMSSEVQERHNEIGLAVDAIPEEQPSGPTPAGYIVKQLQRGSSETNLQSGEGAKKGCVLWGDAQACSLDGAKAPSVSCELLTTVEMERDPQLNTVSSESPGGKSQPKQGSQEQVKSASICLEESSQLGNVQHLTDMGDHIQSEVMVPLGTRESPGRARTEGDDQGVHFNHDNKDAFKGVAPKSLERRRSFTSAQQEARVRSGAGTGGHATALQPEFVLAQFVPAGTQIVKVRQADKKTKAVKLRKRSNEKPLVRRHLQKVLWQEQDLERSCGTKTRAVREEWPGRAEREESHLGEECRLGEAPPLSCSHATPSGSGNLSGSQCHPQPTQCPRPSKSRKAPFSDQDILPLSQTRKKQSSRKWPSASEVQGLPAVTTCWRSREVSAHRVTPKPGMVRGENGRPHPGLPRPLLPCLSSPFFFSDVSFGHPPTGECGRCPSRCPARCPPRCPPRCESEYSAECPSLFHSTVTGSSEGELSDYTTNRFGDSESSGDSQTASASDSSLSLNDDDPSEGEENEGDLVWAKATVGPVAAGLRPQPPLRSEPHLLPEPSACRIKASRALKKKIRRFQPTSLKVMTLV; this comes from the exons CGTCTGCGCAGGCAGGATCTCGGACTGAAGACACACCTGCAGCAGCTGGACGAGCAGCTCGGCGAGCTCCaactgagcatgtgcagaaCGTCAGCTGAACACCTGGACACCGACAGCAGACCCAGCTCAG GTTTCTACGAGCTCAGTGACGGTGGTTTGGGTTCCCTTTCCAACTCCTGCACGTCCGTCTACAGCGAGTGCCTATCGTCCTCATCGCAGGCCAGCCCTCTACCGCCCCCCTCAGGCCGTGGCTTTCCCACGCAGGCTGACTCAGGCCGCCGGCGCTCTGCAGACGACTCGCCGGGCCGGCTAGATATACCACGGGGGATGGGGGTGCGTCTGGGGAGCAGCGGGATACGCACAGCCTCCATCAGCTCGGAGAGGGCCCGGCCCAGACCCGTATCCACAG GTGATCTTGACCGAGTCATCCTCCCTGGTTTAGGCTGTTATAGACCCACTGAGGTAAAGACGTTGGCCCTTGGCTCTATTCTCAGCAGCTCTACTATGGACCCTAAGTACCGGAACAGCCTGGTGTCTCGAAATGGTACTGAAATGTATCGGTAC CCCAGCCCCCTGCACGCTGTGGCACTCCAGAGTCCCATCTTCACGCTCAGTGGACATCAGGGGACACTCATGTCCTCTGAAGTTCAGGAAAGGCACAACGAAATAGGCCTTGCTGTGGACGCAATCCCTGAGGAGCAGCCTTCTGGTCCCACACCTGCTGGCTACATTGTCAAACAGCTTCAGCGTGGTTCCAGTGAGACGAATCTCCAGAGTGGAGAGGGTGCGAAGAAAGGCTGTGTTCTCTGGGGAGACGCCCAGGCTTGTAGCTTAGATGGAGCCAAAGCTCCATCTGTGTCCTGTGAGCTTTTGACTACCGTTGAAATGGAAAGAGACCCACAGTTGAACACTGTGTCCAGTGAGAGTCCAGGAGGAAAATCTCAACCAAAACAAGGAAGCCAAGAGCAAGTGAAATCAGCTAGTATTTGCCTTGAAGAATCAAGCCAGTTGGGAAATGTCCAACATCTGACAGATATGGGAGATCACATCCAGTCTGAAGTGATGGTTCCTCTAGGCACGAGAGAGTCTCCAGGCCGAGCGAGAACTGAGGGAGACGATCAAGGTGTTCACTTTAACCACGACAACAAGGATGCTTTTAAGGGTGTGGCCCCAAAGTCCCTGGAGAGGAGACGCAGCTTCACCTCTGCACAGCAGGAGGCCAGAGTCAGATCTGGAGCAGGAACCGGGGGACATGCCACTGCACTACAGCCTGAGTTCGTACTTGCCCAGTTTGTGCCCGCAGGGACGCAGATCGTGAAGGTGCGCCAGGCGGACAAGAAAACAAAGGCTGTGaaactgaggaagaggagtaacGAGAAACCTCTGGTTAGAAGGCACTTACAGAAAGTTTTGTGGCAGGAGCAGGATCTGGAGAGGAGCTGTGGCACTAAAACTCGTGcagtgagagaggagtggcCTGGACGAGCAGAGCGGGAGGAGTCCCACCTGGGAGAGGAGTGCCGCCTGGGGGAAGCCCCACCCCTGTCCTGCTCACATGCCACACCTTCAGGATCTGGGAATCTCTCTGGCTCTCAGTGTCATCCTCAGCCAACCCAGTGCCCTAGACCCAGCAAGTCCCGCAAGGCCCCATTCTCAGACCAGGACATCCTGCCCCTGTCCCAAACCAGAAAAAAGCAGAGTTCTCGGAAGTGGCCCTCTGCCTCCGAGGTCCAGGGGCTCCCAGCAGTCACTACCTGCTGGAGGTCGAGGGAGGTTTCTGCCCACCGGGTCACACCCAAGCCGGGCATGGTGCGGGGTGAGAATGGTAGGCCACACCCGGGCCTTCCTCGCCCTCTTTTGCCGTGTTTGTCATCTCCTTTTTTCTTTAGCGATGTGTCGTTCGGTCACCCACCGACTGGCGAATGTGGAAGATGTCCGTCCCGCTGCCCGGCCCGGTGTCCGCCCCGGTGTCCGCCCCGGTGCGAGTCGGAGTATTCAGCAGAGTGTCCCTCCCTCTTCCACTCCACCGTGACAGGCAGCAGTGAGGGTGAGCTGAGCGACTACACCACCAACCGCTTCGGAGACAGCGAGTCCAGCGGTGATTCCCAAACCGCCTCCGCCTCTGACAGCAGCCTGTCGCTGAACGATGATGATCCgtcagagggagaggagaacGAAGGAGACCTGGTGTGGGCCAAGGCCACAGTGGGCCCTGTGGCTGCAGGGCTCCGCCCCCAGCCCCCCCTTCGCTCTGAGCCACACCTTCTTCCAGAGCCATCGGCTTGCCGTATCAAAGCCTCACGAGCACTGAAGAAGAAGATCCGGCGCTTTCAGCCAACTTCACTCAAGGTCATGACCCTGGTGTAG